The Sulfolobus sp. A20 genomic interval ATTGATATCTCCTCTATCCCTTTAACAGTTTTTAACGCTCTCCTAACCTTATTAACACAGTTATCACACGTCACACCTAACACTTGAAAGCTCATTTCTTTTCCTAGATTAGCTAATATCTTATCTATTCCACTCATATGTTTATATTGTTTAATTTGGTTAATAAACTTTAAATTCCTCTACTTTAACTCATTTAGGATAATTCTATAATTTGAGAAATTACGTTTAATTATCAGTCCACTCTTTTAAACATAATACTATCTATCATTGAAGATTTTATGGCTTATTAAACGTTAAAAATGATCGTGAAAACGTGTTTTAGCATTAAACATTTGAGAAAAATTCATGAAGAATTAATTTCTCTCCTAGGTAACTCCCAGTTAAACCTTATGGCTAATATTCTTAACGTTAGTGTTATTAAGAAGGAAAACTCCAATGCGCTAGCTTCATTAAAAACACTTCTTACAGCGAAGTAGATTAATGAACCTATTATGGCTGCAGTAGCGTAAAATTCCCTTCTTAATACCAGAGGAGTCTCATTTGATAAAATGTCCCTTATAACTCCTCCTCCTACAGCTGTAATTGTACCTATGAACATTACTAATAAAGGATTTGGAGAGATCGAGTAAGCTAACGACGCTCCAGCTGAAGCAAATGCAGCTAATCCTATAGCGTCAGCGTAAATTAGTGGTTTTTTAACATTAGTAAAAATCTTATAGAAAATGAAAGTGGCGAGACTTGATAAAAAGGCGGTTAGAGGATAGGGATAGTAAACTAAGTTAATAGGGGGAGTCTTCCCTAATAATAAATCAGCAATTATCCCTCCTCCCAAAGCCGTGGAAAAGCCTAAGACCAATACCCCCAAAATATCCATGTCTTTCTTAATTCCTTTTAAAGCTCCAGAAATCGCGAAAGCAACTATTCCTAACGTAATTAAATACTTCAAATATCACGAGATGATAAGAATTTTGAAAAATTAAAAAGTTTGCTCTTAAACTCTTTTGAAACTAACAATAAAGCTCTTCAACAAACATGAAGCCCTTTCTACTGTACTTTTGATCCCCTCCCGCATTACCTTCTTTTTATCAATACTTCTTATCAGTAATTGTAGCCCTTTTAAGAGTGATTGCGAAGAGTCTTTTGGAAAATTATCACTTAAAAAAGTTCCTAAATAACTTTAATCCATACGCTTACAGTGGGAGGAGACGAACTCTACAATTCTTTTAACGGCATCAACTTCATTCTCCTTCTTAGCAAATCCGTGCCCCTCATCCTTATATATCTTATATTCAACATCCCTTCCCAATTCCTTTAACTTATTTACAACCTGCATTGTTTCCTCAGCAGGACATCTAGGATCGTTTTCCCCCGCTAATAACAATAGGGGTGACCTTATCTTGTCCACAAAGAATATAGG includes:
- a CDS encoding heavy metal-associated domain-containing protein; the encoded protein is MSGIDKILANLGKEMSFQVLGVTCDNCVNKVRRALKTVKGIEEISIKPDYSHFIAHVTIRYKGEVDKKEIEEAIQEASDETPYHEYKVKWE
- a CDS encoding trimeric intracellular cation channel family protein, with amino-acid sequence MKYLITLGIVAFAISGALKGIKKDMDILGVLVLGFSTALGGGIIADLLLGKTPPINLVYYPYPLTAFLSSLATFIFYKIFTNVKKPLIYADAIGLAAFASAGASLAYSISPNPLLVMFIGTITAVGGGVIRDILSNETPLVLRREFYATAAIIGSLIYFAVRSVFNEASALEFSFLITLTLRILAIRFNWELPRREINSS